GCAAATCTCCTCCAGAATCACCTAATTTCATTCTGTCAAACACCCGTCCGGCGACAGCCCCCACTTCTGGATTTTCCAAATAATTTTTCGCATGGGCTGCTAACAATTCTGGGGTTAGCTGAACATCATCATCAATAAATAATATTATTTCACCAGAAGACCGCCGCACAGCATAATTTCGCGCTCCTGGTAAACTTGCCCAATCTAATCGCAACCATTTAATTTTACCTACATCTGCCATCTCTTCTAGGTAGGCTTGAATTTCTGGCTGGTGCGTTGGGGTTTGGTCTATTACTAAAACTTCAAAATTGGGATAATCCTGTTTTAGGACATCTACAATGCTATCTCGTAGCGCTTCCTCTCTACCATAAGTCGGGATAACTACAGAAATTAAAGGATAATTATCCATGATTTTTATTAAGTGATTTTTCTATTTTGATAATAACCTGATAAAAATTAATTTTCATTAACTTTACTAAGCTACTATTGCCTTAATTTACAGTCAGTCAAGAACCGAAGAACTAATTAAGATTACTTTTAATTCTTTATACTCCTGCCGCAGCCGCATAGAGATTATCAAATAACTCATTTTGCTTTTCGGAGTTATGTACAAGTTGCGCTTGATCTAATGCTCCTGCACTTAAAAATTCGTAATGTTCTCGTTTATCACTTCTATCAAGAAATTGCATGATTTGTTGCAATGCTTGTTCTGCTAAATAGTCATAAGTGCTATCGACAATTTCCCAATATTCATCAGTTTTAGTTTTCTCTCCATGTAGCCAATTGCTCCAGTGCCTAATTTCATTAATTGGTAACTCTAAAATATAACCATTTTCACCATTACGAACAAACTCTGGTAAGGCGCAAACATTTGTCGTAATTACAGGAGTTGCAACAGAAAAACCTTCAATGATACTATAACCATAAGTATCATGTAATGTTGCCATTAATTGAAAATGGCTTTGCGATAATAGCTCAATAACTTTGTCATTAGGAATATTTCTATGGAAGACAACGTTACTTAATTTCAGTAACTTTAAATCCTCTACATATTTACTGCGATCTGGGAAATCAGTTGGAACTCCTGAACCATGTTCCAGTCCAGATATTATATGTACAGTAATGGGCAAACCTAGTTTTTCAGCTTTCTGGGCTAGTCTTAAAGCAACAACCCCACCTTTACGGGCAATGTGATTTCCGATAAATACAAGCTGGAGATTTTGCTGTTCCTGATAAATTTTCGATTGTTTAACTTTGATTGGAAAGTTGGGATGAATAACATCCACTTTCTTACTTACTTTTTCTTCTATTTTCCAACCTTCTATCCGCTTGATTAATCTCAACTTGGCATAATCAGAAATTGCAATAATTTTTTTACAATTGTCTAGTGCTAATCGATGATTTAATAATTCATAAATTGCTGCTTCAACTTTATTTTGAGGATTTCTATATAAGACACGATGATCCTCAAAGGTGAGAAACCAAGGTTTATTAGTATATAAAATTCTGTTGAAAGAATGAATTGCTTGGTATCTTTGCCATACAGGTTGCCAAGCCATAAAACTGGCTAAAGGATACCAAATTTTTTCTATAGGATATCTGCCTGCGGGGAAAGGCTTGGGGTAGATGAGTGTATGCCGAGAATTTCGAGGTAAGTTGGGAATGCTGAGGTGTTTTTGACCTCCTATGATAACTTTTGCCATTTTTATTTCATTTAAATTGTTTTTAGACGTTTTCTCTTGTTTTTTTGCTCAGGGTTGGCATCTTCCTTATCTTGTTTCTCTAATTCTGGCAGTTTAAAAAGAACTCCCGCAAAAAACCAATAATAGACAGCAACCGGGTCAACATCTAGAGGATAGTAGTAGGTGTTGTAGCTAATAAACAATATAAACACCCATAAAGCTGCTCCGTAACTGCGGAAATTACGGTTCTTTATGGAGCGATAGGTTTTAAAGCCCATAATTGTTAAACTTGTTACCAAACCCAAAAAAGCTAGTACTCCAATAATTCCAACTTCAAAAAGGACTTTGGGGTAGTAGGTTTCTACCAGTTTAGTTTTACCCATTGCGCGGGCAGAGTTAGTTGCTCGACCTAAGCCACTTCCTAAAGGCCCATCTACATTTTTCCAATTCTCTTCAAATTGCTGGACGATAAAATCTTGAGGTGGTGAAGCCTCCCACCGACCCGTAAAACTCTCGGTTCTCTCCTGGACGACGGTAGGGTTAGTTACCATCACAATTCCTAAAACTATAGCCAGTCCTATACCTATGGGGATAAATCGTTTAAGGTTGCCAATTTGACCAGTCAGCAATAGCAAAATCCCGAAACAGATTGGTACTAAGGCTAAGGCGATTCTTTGTCCAGAAATTACAGCATTGATAAAGACTGTTACTAAAGAACCTAAACCGACTAGCCGCCAAATTATAGAGGGATCGGTGAAGCCGGTGGCAAAGGTAAAAAAGGTGCTGGAAATTAAGAACCACGCCCATTGCCAAGGGGCTACAAATGTTCCTGGCAGACGAATTACTCCCTCTTCTGGACTATATAAAAGCGCTCCACCAAAATAACACCGGGCTTCTAGTGATGTGACAAATAGGGCATTTCCTTCAAGACCTCTAGTGCCTTGACATACACCAGTTAGTAGTAAGAGGTATTGGATACATCCCAACACACAACATATCAGTATGAGAACAATTTGGAGGCGCGATAAAAAGAGAAAATCCCGCTTATCCCGAATTAGATAGTAAGCACAACCAATCAGAGGGACATAACCTAAAAATACTTTTAGCCCCAAAATTCCCATACCTAAAGGTATTTCTTTCTCTGCTTTTTCTAATAGTCCGACGCTAGGCGGGTTAAACTGCTGTCCACCATTGACAAACAATAGTGTTAGTACACTGCAACCCAAGACAATATAAAGCGGAATTTTAATGCCTTGGGGAATAATTAAAGGTAATCCCTGCTTACGACAAGTTTGCCAAAGTCCAATTAGCGCTGGAACATAAAAGGCATCTTTAGCTAATTGGAGTATGGGACTACTGCCTAAATAGTAGGTGATGGTACCCCCAACAGGTACGTAAATGATGAAGGCATATAGCGCTTGGCGCGGGTATTTGTAAGAAAGGGATATGATGATTATCCCTAAAACACCGGGGACTGCTGCTTTAATTCCACCTACGAAAAAAAGCACAACGCCAACGAATAAACCGCCAAAAGTGGCGGTGGTGAGTAAACTAATGAGTTCTTTACGTGCTAGGGCTGCTTTGCGTTTTTGGGCTAACTGTTCTTTGAGACTAAGAGTAGAAGTTTCCTTAGAAGTCTGCTTTTTCGATTTTTTAGATGTCTTGGATTTTGACTTTATTTTCGGCATAGTAGCGCTGTAGCCTATCAGCATCAAGGTAATACATTATACTTGACAAATATTTTGGGATTGCTGTAAGTTGTACAATCCAAATTCGTCCTTAACTGATTGATTTAATAATTTGCGATTAAAAATGTTAAATTTCAATCTTTTTGAATTATCAAAAAGGTTTTCTCCTGTGTCCAGGATATAAACTGCTCCTGGAAATGGTAATGATTTAATAGCTTTTCCTTTATTCTCTAAAATATCCCTAACTTTGCCATGATCTATATAATATCTATAGTATCCGTAGCCACGATTATACTCTGCGCTTTCGGGCAAATAGTTCAGATCGTAGCGAATAATGTTACAACTACCGCACATTTTATAAAAATTCCTTCTTTTAATATATACATATTTACTACCTTCCTGATATTTATAACCTTTGTTAATAACCCATCCATCCGAATCAGGATGTTGTTGAATAAATTGGGCTAATTTTTTGCTGACGCAATCATCAGCATCAATTGCCATAGTGTGAGTAGGAGAAAATTGTTGAGCATAAATCAATCCTTTCAGGATTTTACGCCCTTTATCTGTGTCTCCTTTCGCTACAGGGTTAGTCTCGTTGGGAGGAGAAAAATCAACTGTAAGGTATGTAATATGAGAATGGGTGAATTCTATTTTTGGCTTTTCGTGACAAACAACAATAACGTGAAAGTTAGGTGAGGTTTGATTGCAAACTGATTTAATGCATCTTTCAAATAATTGGGTAACACGTTCCCAGGAATTGGAAACTTTTGCACTTTTAAGTGGGATAACAAAAACAAGCATGATATTATCCTTAGATCAAGTTTAGGAATCTGCTTTGAGTTTTAAAGTTAAATTGCTTAAGAGGCAATAGTAAAAGAAGCATTTTTGAGTATTGCTGAGTTGGTTCAAAAATCAAATATAAGTTTTATAGCAAAGAATCTCGAAGTAATTGAAGAAGAATTCAGAAGTCAGAATTCAGGAGTCAGAATCAAGACGCTCGATGACTCGCTAACGCTGCGCTATCCGCTTTTTCGTTCAGAATTCATTCTGAATTTTGACTCCTGACTCCTGAATTCTGTTCGATAATAACACGTTCAGACTGATGTGATGAGGTGATGAGTTTTTTGATAATTAATTAAGCGGACATTATATAACAATACAAATACAAATGTCACAGCTTCTACAGATAACCAAGGCTGGTTAATTTGTAGAAGCTGTGACGGAAAATTGGCGTTTGTTAAAAGCTGAGATAATAGCTAACTTAGTCCATCAGGTGTTGCTGGACTTTTGAAACTAATTCATTTGTCCAGTAGTTGGTAAGTTCGGCATTGGCGGCTTCTACCATAACTCTGATTACTGGTTCTGTACCAGAGGCGCGAACCAAGATTCTACCAGAATCACCCATTGCCGCTTCAGCAAGGGCGATCGCTTGTTGCACCGGTTCGCAATCTTGCCACCCCAAACGGCGATCGCGGTCTGTAACTCGCACGTTCCGCAATATTTGCGGATATGTCTGGAAGCTTTGATCTACTAATTCTGCTAGAGAAACACCCGCTTCTTTCACCAAAGCTGCCATATGCAAGGCTGTTAATAAGCCATCTCCAGTTACAGCATAATGACGGCAAAGAATATGACCTGATTGTTCGCCGCCTAACATTCCCCCAGTTCGCTGCATTTCGGCTTGTACGTATTGATCGCCGACGGCGGTACGAATTAATTTACCACCAATTTGTTGCCAAGCTTTTTCAAAGCCCAAGTTGGCCATGACTGTAGATACAATCAGGTTGTCTGGTAGTTGTTGGTTTTTTTGTAAATGCCGTCCCCACAGGTAGAGAATGTAATCGCCGTTCACTTGCCTGCCAGTATTGTCTACTGCTAAGACGCGATCGGCATCGCCATCGAAGGCAAAGCCGATGTCGGCGTTGTGTTCTTGGACTGTAGCGGCAAGAATATCTAAATGAGTGGAACCGCAGTTAACATTAATGCGATCACCATCTGCTTCGTTATGCAAGCAGATTACCTCTGCCCCCATTTCTGTAAATACTGACGGTGCTAATCCGACTGCTGCACCCCACGCCAAGTCTAAAACAATCTTCATTCCCTGAAGATTGAGGGTACTGTTTAAGGGTTTTTTTAACGCGTCGCCATAATGCCCCACTAACTCAAAACGTGAGTAATGCCGTCCGCAATTGCTAACTTTAGCAATAGGTGATATTTTCCCACGCAGTCCCGCTTCTATTTCTGCCTGTAATATTTGCGGTAGCTTTCCACCATTTGCACCAAAAACCTTAATTCCATTATCCTCTGGAGGATTGTGGCTGGCAGAAATCATCACTCCACCGATCGCATCACTGATGCTGGTGAGATAGGCAATGCAAGGAGTGGGACATAATCCCAAATACCAAACTTCTAATCCTGCTGCTGTTAACCCTGCACTCAAAGCCATTGCTAGCATATCGCTGGAGTTTCTAGAGTCCTGTCCGAGAATGACTGGTCCTATTTGAGTAGCATGGTTACGTAAAACAATCCCCGTCCAAAAACCAACTTGTAATGCTAAGGGCGCACTCAGCAATTCTCCGACTCGCCCGCGAATCCCATCGGTACCAAATAAAGGATTTGCCGGTAGTGGGATTAAATTCAGTCCAAAACTGCTTTCGATCCCTTTACCCAATCCTTCAGCTTCGGAAGGAGAATCTCCAGGAATGCCTGGTATCCGAGTTATAGATGAAACCATATATTTAAACACTCCACACAATCACACTGAAAAATAGCACTTAAGACTTTATTCAGCAATTTTGACATGCTTTTTCTCTTTAGAAATTCATTCTAAATTCAGCCATTTTTACGTAATTATACTGAATTGCAGGCTTTAAAATTGTAAATATTTCATGAAGCCAGTATTGGTTTTTACATTATTAGTAAAGTCTCCACATTTTAGCTAATTATTCCCTTTATGCCATGCACTTTAGTCTTGATTTTTATCTATATTTAGTTCACATTTTGCAATGCTACTAACAAGAAATAGAATGTAAGGAATATTACCTAGATTTCATTATGAATATTTTTAGGAAAACTAAGAAGGAAAGCAAAAGTTAGCTTATAACAACAGAAAATCAAAACACCGGAATGTAAAGTTATATTACGTAGTTTTATTGCTGTGTAAAAAACTACAAAATTATTGCAGCTTAAAAAATTTTAATATAAATTCTCATCAAATAGTTTTAAGGTAACGTTTTAATGGCTTTTTTAGCCGTTAGTGAATTAAAACTCCGGCAGTTAACTTTTTAAAGTTGAGAATTTAGCATGAGCAGCAATTTAGCAACCAAATTACGTGTAGGCACTAAGAAAGCCCACACAATGGCAGAAAATGTAGGTTTTGTCAAGTGCTTTTTAAAAGGAGTAGTCGAAAAAAACTCTTACCGGAAACTAGTTGCTAACTTCTACTTCGTCTACTCAGCGATGGAAGAAGAAATGGAAAAGCATCGCCAGCACCCAATTCTTTCTAAAATCAACTTTCCCCAGCTAAACCGCAAGTATACCTTAGAGCAAGACCTGAGTTATTACTTTGGTGCTAACTGGAAAGAGCAAATCAAACTATCTTCCGCAGGTGAAGCTTATGTAAAGCGCATCCGAGAAATCTCTGCCACAGAACCAGAACTGTTAATCGCTCATTCATATACTCGTTACTTGGGCGACTTATCTGGGGGACAAATTCTCAAAAACATTGCTGTAACGGCGATGAATTTGTCTGATGGGCAAGGAACAGCTTTTTATGAGTTTCCAGAAATTCCTGATGAGAAGGGATTTAAAGCGAAATATCGCCAAATTCTGGATGAATTACCCCTTGACGATGCGGCAACCGATCGCATTGTTGAGGAAGCAAACGCCGCTTTTGGCACGAACATGAAGATGTTCCAAGAATTGGAAGGCAATTTGATTAAAGCGATCGGTGTAATGGTGTTCAACAGCCTCACACGGCGACGGACACGCGGCAGTACTGAACTCGTCACTGCTGAGTAACGGTATTGACATTGCGGAGTATGGTGTGTGGATTCTAAGTCCAGATAGCCTGATGCAAGATAATTTACAGGTATTTCTGGAATAAGAGCGATTAACGCTCAAATATTTAGGGGCAATAGCCCTGTGACTGTTTTCTATTTGTGAAAGCAAGCATGGGGAGATTGCCCCTCAATTATGATTAAAAGAGTTAGGAGTCATTCGATTTTAGATTTAGGATTTAAGGTTTTCTTTTAATCCCCAATTCAAAATTAGGTAATTTCTGGGCGATCTTCATCCTAAACTGGATATTGCTGTGCGATCGCTATCTTCATCTTGTAGCGGTAAATCATATTTATTATAGAGAACTTTTATATGTCGGCTAAATTGCTCCTCTACAAAATAGCTGCTAGAAAATTCACTTGCAAAAGAAACTTGGTGAAAGTGATAATCTAGATTTAGTAGATTGTAGACAAGTCTTAAAAAATAATCATCGATCCAGAAATCTACATCAAATAGTGAAATACCATATTTCCCTTCCAACCTACGATTTAAAGTTTTTAGTAACCAAGACCATTGAGGTTTGAGGGTGGGATCGATACGGTTCCCAAATACAGGATTAAAAAACTGATTTACTTGAGTTGTTCTCACATCAATCACTTTAGTTAGTAAATCTGCTGCTTTGATTGGAGATGAATTAAACCAATAGTTAGCAACTACTAAATCATGTAAATAAGCAACTACAATTTTAGGGTTTTCTTTAATGAACTGCGATCGACAAACAATTCCTCTGATTGATGGAATTCTTAAACTACTTGTTTGAGATAAAGGCAGCTTTCTCACAAAAGCGTAAGCTTCTAGAATTGAGGCGAAAGTGTAACAGCATACGTAAGCATCTATAGTTTTGTTTGCCAAACTCTTACTTGCTTTACGAGGATCTTCATTCACTAATCTACAATCTTTACTGACATCCATATTATAGAGGTCAAAAAGAGTGATGATGAACCTATGAGCATTGGAACCAAATAAGGTAGAAATTCGTTTACCTTTGAGATCCTGAACAGTATTTATAGAAGAATCTTTATGCAAAACAATATTTATATCTTGACCTAAAAGATTATATGAAGCAATCCCAATTAATTTAGAACCAAAACTAAAATCATCAAAGAATTGACTACCATTATTCAAGAGATAAATATCATCTAAAATACAAATATCTAGCTCTCCCCGCTTTATGTGTCGGTTCATTTGTTCGCCAGAGTCAAAAGGTAGAATTTGTAACTCGAAATTTCGAGTAATTTCAATATTTTTGAAAATAGCCTGTTCAAATGATGAAGATGCTCTCTGTAAATCAGAAATATACTTAGTCCCATACCCAGCAATAAACTGTCCTATAGAATCTCTCTGAATACCTATCCTCAGAATTTTTTCCTTTTTAGGAGAATACCTATTTAAAATTAAGTTTATATTAGTCAAGCTTTCCAAATTGTCTCGATCGAGTCTAAAGCTTCTCACCAAACCCTCTGCGGATATTAACAACTCACTAAAGCGAGGAACATGCAGATAAATACCATATTCATTAACATCTTGAATAGTCAGAGTAAAAACTTGGTATTGAGCTATTATCTCAGCTTGGCAAAAGTCAGGTAAAATCGTTATTTTTTGGTTTTTTGAGGCATAATTTAGTACATCTTTATAACTGTTTAGCACGTGTACGCCGCTTAATTGGTTTCTCAAAAATACATTTTTAGATAGTTCTTGATAAACCTCGTCTAAAAGCACAAGATCAGCCAGATTAATATCATTTATGTTAACTAAGCTATGCTCATTCAAATATTTATTTGCTCCAAAGACAAACAACAGCATTTTATGAGTTTTTAATCTAGTGCAGTGGTGTTCTTCTTTATATCCAGAGCAAGTGTTGAGTAGTAGCTCCATTTCTCTGAGGTGAGAATTGGAAAAAAATCTGCTATCTTTAACCGCAATTTTTTTGAGATTTCTGTCTGGAAAACAAAGCTGAAATCGCTGCAAATATTGTTTTAGCCAGACTTCTAAAATTAAACTAGTAGCCCCCAATATTAAATCTTCACCTTCAGCGCTAAATGTTGCCTGAAATTCTTCTTGCAGATTTTCTACAGTTTCTACAACATTAAATGTCTGGGAAATCAATTTCTTGCCTTTATTAGTCAAGCATATAGAGCCGGGAGAGCGATTTAACAGAATTACTCCGAAATAATCCTCTATCTGTTTGACTTTTTTACTAATTAATGATTGACTATAACCTAGTTTTTGTGCTGCTTTAGAGAAGCTACCACAGTCATCTACTGCTTTTAAAATTTTGATGTGGTTTAGGGTAATATCTTCGAGTTTAATTTTATTCATGCTAGGTAGGGCAAGATTTTAAAATAATTCGTAATTAAATTTTGTAACGGGGATATTAATTAGGCATCAAAACTTGCTGCCTTGGGAGGCAGGGGAATTAAACCCCCAAACTCTTTTAATTACAAGGGAATTAAGATATTCTGCTGTGTATATTTTGATATTACTAATTCGTGGAAGCGAATAGTATCTTCCAACATAGATTCAAATTTGAGTACTATTAAGTCAACGCCAACAGCTTCGTATTCTTTCAGGCGGTTAAGAATAGTATAGCGATCGCCAACGAGTTGAGCAGATAAACCAAGGTTAGCTTCAATGGTTTGCTTGATATCGAGTTTGTTATGGGCAACGACATTAGGATCGATTTGTTCTTGAAAGTACTTGATTTGCTGCTGATTGGCAGAACGATAAATCGCTTCTAATCTGGCTTCGGCTTGGGAAGTATGTTCACGAACGATCGCAAATGCACTCATTGCTACTTTAATCTGACGGCCGTAGCGATCGCTAGCTAATCTTTTCACTTTCTGCACCAATGCTGCCGTTTTTTCAGGTTCATCAGCATTGATAAATAGATAATCTCCCTGACGAGCCGCTAAGTCAATCGCCCTGTCTGATTCGCCGGCAATGAAAATAGGTGGTGTTGGTGTAGGCTTATCTGTGAGGATACCACCCGCAATATTGTAGTATTTGCCAACATAATTAAAGTCTTCAACTGTCCACAGCCCCTTAATTACATCAATGTACTCTTCTAATCGCGCGTAGCGATCGCTGTGAGGTAGCCAGACATCTCCATAGCTTTCTACTTCTAATTTCCACCAACCTGCAATACCACTCAGAGCAAATCTGCCGTTACTAAGTTGATTTTGAATGTTTGCACTCAGCTTCGCAATAACCGCAGGCAATTTAAAACCAGGTTGTACAGCCGCAACAATCTTGATATTCTTGGTGTTCAAACTTGCTAAAGCTGCTGTAATCCAAGCATCAGCGACATTATAGTTAGGGCCATGAACTGCATTTAAGTAATGTTCAGGAATGTAATAAAAGTCATAACCTAACTCGTCTGCCTGAACTGCCAGTTTCACCAAATCTTGAGTGGATAAATTAGCTTCATGGTTGACAACCCGCAATCATCCACCACAGACCGGCGACCAAATTCCAAACTGAAGTGTCATAAATCTTTTTCCTGTGCCTTTTTTTACGAGATATCTATTTAACTACGGTATCTATATCTTTTTGCCGTGGTTTAGTAGTTCACACTACCACATTTATTTCTGCTGTGCATAGTTGCAGATGACACATGTAAATCACTTGCTTATCACGTTCTGGAATAGTATCAAAACTTTAGTCAAATATTGATTTCTGGTTGTTCTGACTGAATCTGACTGAATCAGGATGATAGCCAGCAAATATAAAATAATAATTAAATACACAGCCAAATTGAGCAGTATTCCATTTTGGAACATGGAAATGGAATTTAAGTATATCAAGTCACGACATCGGAAAAATTCTCGTGATAAAGTCTGATTCATTAAAAACTACGGTAGTTCAGTCGGCTTATAGTATATTGCGACCATAAGAACCTGAAATTGTCTACTTGTAAACTCAGAGTAGTTTACAGCCGCTCTCAAGCTTTCAATTTTGATCAAAATTTTGCCCTATCATTCTCGTTCGGATGCAATAACTTTAACCTCTCTCCTAAAAGCAGAGAAGCTTTGAATCTTACTCCCCAACGCTAGCAGGAAAGGGGCTGCTCTTGTTGTATGTATTCCAAATATTTCCTCCTGCCTCCTGGCTCCTGCCTCCTTTTACTAACCAAGCAGTTTCAATTACAAACACACAATTATGGTAGATATTAAGTTCGCATACTGGATTCCCAACGTTAGCGGTGGGTTAGTTGTTAGTAAAATTCCCCAACGAACAGATTGGACTTATGAATATAACGCTAAACTAGCTCAGACTGCTGAAGAAGTTGGATTTGAATATGCACTAGCACAAGCCAGATTTATCGCCAGCTATGGCGCTGAATATCAGTTAGAGGCATTAACAACCGTATCAGCCTTGGCTCCAGTTACCAAGAAATTAAAGCTAATTGCAGCAGTTCACCCTGGATTGTGGCATCCGGGAGTAGTGGCTAAAATCGGCTCTAGCATTGATTTTCTCTCTAACGGACGGTTCGCTCTGAATGTAGTTAGCGGCTGGTTCAAAGATGAATTCACTATATATGGTGAACATTGGTTAGATCATGACGAATGCTATCGTCGTTCAGAAGAATTTATCCGCGTTCTCAAAGGTTTGTGGACTGAGGATGAGTTTCACTTTAAAGGCGATTTTTACCGCATTAACGGCGGTTGGGTGAAGCCTAAACCAGTTAATCAGAATCCACACCCGGAGATATTCCAAGGTGGTAATTCCAAAGCTGCGCGGCGCATGGCTGGTCGTGTCTCTGATTGGTATTTTATGAATGGCAACACCATAGAAGGGGTGCGAGAGCAGATTGAAGAAGTGTCTGCATTAGCGCGTCAAGCAGGACGCAAAATTAAGTTTGGTCTGAATTCCTTTATCATCGTGCGAGATACAGAAGCAGAAGCCCATGAAGTATTGCGCGATATTATTGCCCAAGCCGATGTAGAGGCGGTGAAAGGATTTGGTGAAGCAGTGAAACAAGCCGGATCTTCTACTCGTGAACGTCAGGGAATGTGGGCGAATTCCAATTTTGAAGACTTGGTGCAATATAACGATGGGTTCCGTTCAGGCTTGATTGGCACTGCCGAGCAGGTGGCTGAAAAGATTCGCCAGTTTCATGAAGCGGGAGTTGATTTAATTCTCGGTGGCTTCTTACACTACACAGATGATTTACCTGCATTTGGTAAGACAGTAATTCCGATTGTGCGCGAACTTAAAGCTACTCGTCGGACAGCTGATGAGTTAGTTGGAGTATAGATCATACGGTTCGGTTTAAGGGCAAGATGTCCATCCCTCAAATGGGTATTTCGCGTTGTCTCATAGGAGTGGCGATTATGAGTCACTCAATCACAATCAAGGAGTTTTACCATGACATCAGTAATTAATACTGGTCAGAAGGCGCATATTATTCGAGATGACAAAGAAGCGATCGCGATCGCTCACGAATTAGCAGCTGAGTTTGCCAAGGGAGACTCAGAACGCGACCAAAATCGGCGTTTACCTGCTGAGGAAGTAGAAAAGTTCTCCCAGAGTGGATTGTGGGGAATTACGGTTCCTCAAGAGTATGGTGGGGCTTTTGTATCAAATGCAACCCTAGCAGAAGTAATTAAAATCATCTCCGAAGCTGATTCTAGCCTCGGTCAAATTCCCCAAAACCACCTTTATATGGTGGAAGCAGTTCGGTTGGATGGCACTGATGAGCAGAAAAAGTTCTTCTTTGATTTGGTTCTACAAGGTAAACGCTTTGGTAACGCTTTCTCGGAAGTAGGTACTAAGTCTGTTAATGATGTGCAGACAAAGTTACAACCAGATGGATCTGACTTCGTACTTAATGGACGTAAATACTACTCTGCTGGGGCATTGCTAGCACATTGGGTTCCTGTCAT
The Nostoc punctiforme PCC 73102 genome window above contains:
- a CDS encoding LysR family transcriptional regulator: MNKIKLEDITLNHIKILKAVDDCGSFSKAAQKLGYSQSLISKKVKQIEDYFGVILLNRSPGSICLTNKGKKLISQTFNVVETVENLQEEFQATFSAEGEDLILGATSLILEVWLKQYLQRFQLCFPDRNLKKIAVKDSRFFSNSHLREMELLLNTCSGYKEEHHCTRLKTHKMLLFVFGANKYLNEHSLVNINDINLADLVLLDEVYQELSKNVFLRNQLSGVHVLNSYKDVLNYASKNQKITILPDFCQAEIIAQYQVFTLTIQDVNEYGIYLHVPRFSELLISAEGLVRSFRLDRDNLESLTNINLILNRYSPKKEKILRIGIQRDSIGQFIAGYGTKYISDLQRASSSFEQAIFKNIEITRNFELQILPFDSGEQMNRHIKRGELDICILDDIYLLNNGSQFFDDFSFGSKLIGIASYNLLGQDINIVLHKDSSINTVQDLKGKRISTLFGSNAHRFIITLFDLYNMDVSKDCRLVNEDPRKASKSLANKTIDAYVCCYTFASILEAYAFVRKLPLSQTSSLRIPSIRGIVCRSQFIKENPKIVVAYLHDLVVANYWFNSSPIKAADLLTKVIDVRTTQVNQFFNPVFGNRIDPTLKPQWSWLLKTLNRRLEGKYGISLFDVDFWIDDYFLRLVYNLLNLDYHFHQVSFASEFSSSYFVEEQFSRHIKVLYNKYDLPLQDEDSDRTAISSLG
- a CDS encoding LLM class flavin-dependent oxidoreductase; the protein is MRVVNHEANLSTQDLVKLAVQADELGYDFYYIPEHYLNAVHGPNYNVADAWITAALASLNTKNIKIVAAVQPGFKLPAVIAKLSANIQNQLSNGRFALSGIAGWWKLEVESYGDVWLPHSDRYARLEEYIDVIKGLWTVEDFNYVGKYYNIAGGILTDKPTPTPPIFIAGESDRAIDLAARQGDYLFINADEPEKTAALVQKVKRLASDRYGRQIKVAMSAFAIVREHTSQAEARLEAIYRSANQQQIKYFQEQIDPNVVAHNKLDIKQTIEANLGLSAQLVGDRYTILNRLKEYEAVGVDLIVLKFESMLEDTIRFHELVISKYTQQNILIPL
- the sfnG gene encoding dimethylsulfone monooxygenase SfnG, translating into MVDIKFAYWIPNVSGGLVVSKIPQRTDWTYEYNAKLAQTAEEVGFEYALAQARFIASYGAEYQLEALTTVSALAPVTKKLKLIAAVHPGLWHPGVVAKIGSSIDFLSNGRFALNVVSGWFKDEFTIYGEHWLDHDECYRRSEEFIRVLKGLWTEDEFHFKGDFYRINGGWVKPKPVNQNPHPEIFQGGNSKAARRMAGRVSDWYFMNGNTIEGVREQIEEVSALARQAGRKIKFGLNSFIIVRDTEAEAHEVLRDIIAQADVEAVKGFGEAVKQAGSSTRERQGMWANSNFEDLVQYNDGFRSGLIGTAEQVAEKIRQFHEAGVDLILGGFLHYTDDLPAFGKTVIPIVRELKATRRTADELVGV